The following coding sequences are from one Solea solea chromosome 4, fSolSol10.1, whole genome shotgun sequence window:
- the camlg gene encoding calcium signal-modulating cyclophilin ligand has translation MESVESTEENTGALSAAQRRAEIRRRKLLMNSEDRMKRIVGFTKNEPENNGASRRPTEPRFHLDLDRTEQWSSSSSSPRPSPFLPEASVFGSRSHSATPERQGSPLPGCSDSPAGSHDDDVGGVRQRPRGERASDDISGSPRRGLQKYLSRFDDAMKLRGQLANEKQPQDGGCDTEEFDPFRVFRLIGSILLAIFVRVFVCKYLSIFAPFLTLELAYMGLSKYFPKVEKKSQTTVLTAALLLSGIPGEVINRSMDTYRRMGDVFADLCAYFFTFILSNEILLFVGSETP, from the exons ATGGAGTCCGTAGAGTCCACCGAGGAGAATACGGGCGCTCTGTCTGCGGcgcagaggagagcagagatcCGCAGGAGGAAACTGCTCATGAATTCGGAGGACAGGATGAAAAGGATCGTAGGCTTCACCAAAAACGAGCCCGAAAACAACG GTGCGTCTCGGCGACCCACAGAACCCCGCTTCCACCTCGATCTTGACCGGACTGAGCAGTGgtcctcatcctcttcttcaccGAGACCGTCTCCTTTCCTGCCTGAGGCTTCAGTGTTTGGCAGCCGCTCCCACAGCGCCACCCCAGAGAGACAGGGTTCTCCCCTGCCGGGCTGCAGCGACTCACCCGCAGGCTCTCACGACGACGACGTCGGAGGAGTCCGGCAACGACCCAGGGGGGAGCGGGCGTCGGACGACATCAGCGGCTCCCCGAGGCGAGGCCTCCAGAAGTACTTGTCACGGTTCGATGATGCTATGAAATTGCGGGGTCAGCTGGCAAATGAGAAGCAGCCTCAGGATGGAGGGTGCGACACAGAGGAGTTTGATCCCTTCAGAGTCTTCAGGCTCATCGGCAGCATCCTCCTTGCTATTTTCGTCAGGGTTTTTGTTTGCAAGTATCTG TCTATATTTGCTCCCTTTCTGACCCTTGAACTGGCCTACATGGGATTGTCCAAGTACTTTCCAAAG GTAGAGAAGAAATCGCAGACCACTGTGCTAACTGCCGCCCTGCTGCTGTCTGGCATCCCTGGTGAGGTCATCAACCGCTCCATGGACACCTACAGGAGAATGGGCGACGTCTTCGCTGACCTCTGCGCCTACTTCTTCACTTTCATCCTCTCTAATGAGATCCTGCTCTTCGTCGGCTCAGAGACTCCCTGA
- the zcchc10 gene encoding zinc finger CCHC domain-containing protein 10 gives MATPMHRLIARRQAEANKQHVRCQKCLEMGHWTYECTGKRKYVHRPTRTVEMKKKLKEVENQPLSITGPGSEGTTEKKMKKKTKDSSGSSSEDDSSSSDSSSDSSDDSSSSSDDSDSSSDSDDDSSSSSSSSSSDSSDTGSSSDSDQGPPKKKKKKK, from the exons ATGGCGACTCCCATGCACAGACTCATAGCGAGGAGACAAGC TGAGGCGAATAAACAACATGTGCGCTGCCAGAAGTGTTTGGAGATGGGACACTGGACCTACGAATGCACAGGGAAACGGAAATACGTGCACAGACCGACGAGAACAGTCGAGATGAAAAAGAAACTCAAGGAGGTTGAAAACCAGCCCCTCAGCATCACTGG ACCAGGAAGTGAAGGAACCActgagaagaaaatgaaaaagaa GACCAAAGACTCCAGCGGCAGTAGCAGCGAGGATGACAGCTCCTCCAGTGACTCGTCGTCAGACAGCAGCGACGACTCCAGCTCCTCttcagacgacagcgacagcagcagtgacagcgaCGACGACAGctcctcctcgtcttcgtcctcctcttcaGACAGCTCCGACACGGGAAGCAGCAGCGATTCAGATCAAGGAcctccaaagaagaagaaaaagaagaaataa